A single Xylanimonas cellulosilytica DSM 15894 DNA region contains:
- a CDS encoding pyridoxal phosphate-dependent decarboxylase family protein: MTSAQPEAATRLAAHPGGGPLLARASAGRYAALTHDVVDDLADRLRTVASPSSGADRAELQALVDGVDLDTAGVGERDALREARELYAQHAVWFHHPAYAAHLNCPVAVPAVAAEAMLAAINTSVDTYDQSTVATLMERRLVAWACERVGYAAGDGVFTSGGTQSNLQALFLAREHALAAEAADRSRRGEVLGRLRVLTTAASHFSVARSAMLLGLPDGAVLAVGTDDGGRLDPDALAAALVDVARAGDVVMAVVATAGTTDRGVIDPLEPVADLCDAVGAWLHVDAAYGGGLLVSTTRRGLLAGIERARSVTVDFHKTFFQPVSSSALLVREPADLAAVAWHADYLNPHAEAHGDDAEPNQVDRSLQTTRRFDALKLWVTLRALGPDAVGRMVDAVCDLATRVRARLEGDPELRPVGVTDLSTVLFRYQPAGVDDATADRLVPLVRRVLLESGRAMVARTVVDGVPCLKLTLLNPDATDDDVDGVLDLVRAAAHGLLAGDDLAAHCSPPCRDAHPRLRRAVSAGEAAR; this comes from the coding sequence ATGACCTCCGCACAGCCCGAAGCCGCCACCCGCCTGGCTGCCCACCCTGGCGGCGGGCCGCTGCTGGCGCGGGCGAGCGCCGGCCGGTACGCCGCGCTGACCCACGACGTCGTGGACGATCTGGCCGACCGGCTGCGCACGGTGGCGTCGCCGTCGTCGGGCGCCGACCGCGCCGAGCTGCAGGCGCTGGTCGACGGCGTCGACCTGGACACGGCCGGGGTGGGGGAGCGGGACGCGCTGCGCGAGGCGCGTGAGCTGTACGCGCAGCACGCGGTGTGGTTCCACCACCCGGCGTACGCGGCGCACCTCAACTGCCCTGTGGCGGTGCCCGCGGTGGCGGCCGAGGCGATGCTGGCGGCCATCAACACGTCGGTGGACACGTACGACCAGTCCACGGTCGCCACGCTCATGGAGCGGCGGCTGGTCGCGTGGGCGTGCGAGCGTGTCGGGTACGCCGCCGGTGACGGCGTGTTCACCTCGGGCGGCACGCAGTCCAACCTGCAGGCGCTGTTCCTGGCCCGGGAGCACGCCCTGGCCGCCGAGGCCGCCGACCGGTCGCGGCGGGGTGAGGTGCTCGGCCGTCTGCGCGTGCTGACGACGGCGGCGAGCCACTTCTCCGTCGCCCGGTCGGCGATGCTGCTCGGCCTGCCCGACGGCGCGGTGCTGGCCGTGGGTACGGACGACGGCGGTCGCCTGGACCCCGACGCGCTGGCCGCGGCGCTCGTGGACGTGGCCCGTGCGGGGGACGTGGTCATGGCGGTGGTCGCGACGGCGGGCACCACGGACCGTGGGGTGATCGACCCGCTCGAGCCGGTCGCTGACCTGTGCGACGCGGTCGGCGCGTGGCTGCACGTGGATGCCGCGTACGGCGGCGGGCTGCTGGTCTCGACGACGCGCCGCGGGCTGCTGGCGGGCATCGAACGGGCCCGCTCGGTCACCGTGGACTTCCACAAGACGTTCTTCCAGCCGGTGTCCTCCAGCGCGCTGCTGGTGCGTGAGCCCGCCGACCTGGCGGCCGTGGCCTGGCACGCCGACTACCTCAACCCGCACGCCGAGGCTCACGGTGACGACGCGGAGCCGAACCAGGTGGACCGCTCCTTGCAGACGACGCGCCGGTTCGACGCGCTCAAGCTGTGGGTCACGCTGCGCGCGCTCGGCCCCGACGCGGTGGGCCGCATGGTGGACGCGGTGTGCGACCTGGCGACGCGGGTGCGTGCCCGCCTGGAGGGCGACCCCGAGCTGCGGCCCGTCGGCGTCACCGACCTGTCCACCGTGCTGTTCCGCTACCAGCCCGCCGGGGTCGACGACGCCACCGCGGACCGGCTGGTGCCGCTGGTGCGGCGGGTGCTGCTCGAGTCAGGGCGGGCGATGGTGGCCCGCACCGTCGTCGACGGCGTGCCGTGCCTCAAGCTGACGCTGCTCAACCCGGACGCGACCGACGACGACGTCGACGGGGTGCTCGACCTGGTCCGTGCGGCCGCGCACGGCCTGCTCGCGGGGGACGACCTCGCGGCACACTGCTCGCCGCCCTGCCGGGACGCGCACCCGCGGCTGCGCCGTGCGGTGAGCGCGGGGGAGGCGGCCCGATGA
- a CDS encoding lipase maturation factor family protein, which yields MGWPDWWVGGDYDVARQILQRGVAALLVLAFAQVVSQFRPLLGSHGLLPVPAFAARVPFRTAPSLFHLRYSDRLAVVVGVVGAVLAAAVVVGLPQRGPWWVPTLVLLACWALYLSVVNVGQRFYGFGWESLLCEATFLVAWLGSDAEPVPWVGVVAARWLLFRLELGAGLIKWRGGHEWRDLTALDYHHETQPMPGPLSWHAHHLPRWWHRVEVVGNHVTQLGFPWLLLLPQPFPSVAGAVVVLTQGWLVLTGNFAWLNWAAIVLGAAMVSDGVWATLAGSASAVAAPPASSSFVVATALVGVLLLVLSWRPARNLVGPRQLMNASFEPLRLVNAYGAFGRVTRRREEVVLEGTAAARPGVEAVWREYLLRGKPCEPGRRPPQVAPWHLRLDWALWFVPLGAPSGWVVVLLRRLLEADPATLRLLREDPFGGAPPAWVRARLFRYRYTTRAERRATGDWWVREPVLVLVDPMRL from the coding sequence ATGGGGTGGCCCGACTGGTGGGTCGGCGGCGACTACGACGTGGCCCGCCAGATCCTGCAGCGCGGGGTGGCGGCGCTGCTGGTGCTCGCGTTCGCGCAGGTGGTCTCCCAGTTCCGGCCCCTGCTGGGGTCGCACGGGCTCCTCCCCGTGCCTGCGTTCGCCGCCCGCGTGCCGTTCCGCACCGCGCCGTCGCTGTTCCACCTCCGCTACTCCGACCGTCTCGCCGTCGTCGTCGGCGTCGTCGGGGCGGTGCTCGCGGCCGCCGTCGTCGTCGGGCTGCCGCAGCGCGGCCCCTGGTGGGTGCCGACGCTCGTGCTGCTCGCGTGCTGGGCGCTGTACCTGTCCGTGGTGAACGTGGGCCAGCGCTTCTACGGGTTCGGCTGGGAGTCGCTGCTGTGCGAGGCGACGTTCCTGGTCGCCTGGCTGGGCTCCGACGCCGAACCCGTGCCGTGGGTCGGGGTGGTCGCGGCCCGCTGGCTGCTGTTCCGCCTCGAGCTGGGCGCCGGACTGATCAAGTGGCGCGGCGGGCACGAGTGGCGCGACCTCACCGCGCTCGACTACCACCACGAGACCCAGCCCATGCCCGGGCCGCTCTCCTGGCACGCCCACCACCTGCCGCGCTGGTGGCACCGCGTCGAGGTGGTCGGCAACCACGTCACCCAGCTCGGGTTCCCGTGGCTGCTGCTGCTCCCCCAGCCGTTCCCGTCCGTGGCGGGCGCCGTCGTCGTGCTCACGCAGGGCTGGCTGGTGCTCACCGGCAACTTCGCCTGGCTCAACTGGGCGGCCATCGTGCTCGGCGCCGCCATGGTGTCCGACGGCGTGTGGGCCACGCTCGCCGGGTCCGCGAGCGCCGTGGCGGCTCCCCCGGCGTCGTCGTCGTTCGTGGTGGCGACGGCGCTGGTGGGGGTGCTGCTGCTGGTGCTGTCGTGGCGGCCGGCGCGGAACCTGGTGGGGCCGCGGCAGCTGATGAACGCGAGCTTCGAACCGTTGCGGCTGGTGAACGCGTACGGGGCGTTCGGGCGGGTGACACGCCGCCGCGAAGAGGTGGTGCTGGAGGGCACGGCCGCGGCCCGGCCGGGGGTGGAGGCGGTGTGGCGGGAGTACCTGTTGCGGGGCAAGCCGTGCGAGCCGGGGCGGCGACCGCCGCAGGTGGCGCCGTGGCACCTGCGGCTGGACTGGGCGTTGTGGTTCGTGCCGTTGGGGGCGCCGTCGGGGTGGGTGGTGGTGCTGCTGCGGCGTCTGCTGGAGGCGGACCCGGCGACGTTGCGGCTGCTGCGCGAGGACCCGTTCGGCGGGGCGCCGCCGGCATGGGTCCGGGCGCGCCTGTTCCGCTACCGGTACACGACGCGGGCGGAACGCCGGGCGACGGGCGACTGGTGGGTCCGCGAGCCCGTGCTGGTGCTGGTGGACCCGATGCGCCTGTGA
- a CDS encoding ABC transporter ATP-binding protein — translation MSTPENDHLTRTESREVRARSLALLRNLLRPHSRPLAWSAVLVVASTAGQVAGPALVATTIDHAIPALDDGRQGPLVVYGILLVVAAVVAGLANGAYVRAAATISQAVLLELRRRVFRQTQRLSLEFHETYTSGRIISRQTSDLEALRELLDGGLTGVVANLLTMTFTAVGLALVDWRSAVILSAAMVPAWLLTRWFQRRSQVYYRQQRTASARLIVKFVETMTGMRAVQAFRREPSTERDYERYADEYRKANLNTFSLNGRYQPGLILIGNLTVVVALAYGGSRALHGELAVGVLVAALLYVKRFFAPIQQIGMFYNGFQSATAALEKLSALLAEEPTVVAPAHPVPLPAARGDVRLDHVTFRYPRGPVVLPDLDLHIPAGQTVALVGTTGAGKSTLAKLVTRFYDATSGAVRLDDIDIRDLAGTDLRRAVVMVTQEAYLFSGSVRENIALGRPDASQAEIEAAARAVGAHDFITAMPDGYDTDVNKRGGRVSSGQRQLLSFARAFLANPAVLVLDEATSSLDIPGERLVQRGLKTLLAGRTAIIIAHRLSTVSGADRVLVMEHGRVVEDGTPAELVAADGHYARLHTAWQDSLV, via the coding sequence GTGAGCACCCCCGAGAACGACCACCTGACCCGTACCGAGTCCCGCGAGGTGCGCGCCCGCTCCCTGGCGCTCCTGCGCAACCTCCTGCGGCCCCACTCCCGGCCGTTGGCCTGGTCCGCCGTCCTCGTGGTCGCGTCGACCGCGGGGCAGGTCGCCGGGCCCGCCCTCGTGGCCACCACCATCGACCATGCGATCCCCGCGCTCGACGACGGCCGCCAGGGGCCTCTCGTCGTCTACGGCATCCTCCTCGTGGTCGCCGCCGTCGTCGCCGGCCTCGCGAACGGCGCCTACGTGCGTGCCGCCGCCACGATCTCCCAGGCCGTCCTCCTCGAGCTGCGCCGGCGCGTGTTCCGCCAGACCCAGCGCCTGAGCCTCGAGTTCCACGAGACGTACACCTCGGGGCGCATCATCAGCCGCCAGACCTCCGACCTCGAGGCCCTGCGCGAGCTCCTCGACGGCGGGCTGACCGGCGTCGTCGCCAACCTCCTGACGATGACGTTCACGGCCGTCGGTCTTGCGCTCGTGGACTGGCGCTCCGCCGTGATCCTCTCCGCCGCGATGGTGCCCGCCTGGCTCCTGACGCGCTGGTTCCAGCGCCGTTCGCAGGTGTACTACCGCCAGCAGCGCACCGCCTCGGCCCGCCTGATCGTCAAGTTCGTCGAGACGATGACGGGCATGCGTGCCGTGCAGGCGTTCCGCCGCGAGCCGAGCACCGAGCGCGACTACGAGCGGTACGCCGACGAGTACCGCAAGGCCAACCTCAACACGTTCTCCCTCAACGGCCGCTACCAGCCCGGGCTCATCCTCATCGGCAACCTCACGGTCGTCGTCGCCCTCGCCTACGGCGGCTCGCGTGCCCTGCACGGCGAGCTCGCCGTCGGCGTCCTGGTCGCCGCCCTGCTCTACGTCAAGCGCTTCTTCGCGCCCATCCAGCAGATCGGCATGTTCTACAACGGGTTCCAGTCCGCCACGGCTGCGCTCGAGAAGCTCTCCGCGCTGCTCGCCGAGGAACCCACCGTCGTCGCACCCGCCCACCCCGTCCCGCTGCCCGCTGCCCGCGGCGACGTCCGGCTCGACCACGTCACGTTCCGCTACCCGCGTGGCCCCGTCGTCCTGCCCGACCTCGACCTGCACATCCCCGCCGGGCAGACCGTCGCTCTCGTCGGCACCACCGGCGCCGGCAAGTCCACCCTCGCCAAGCTCGTCACCCGCTTCTACGACGCGACCAGCGGCGCCGTCCGCCTCGACGACATCGACATCCGCGACCTCGCGGGCACCGACCTGCGCCGTGCCGTCGTCATGGTCACCCAGGAGGCCTACCTGTTCTCGGGCTCCGTGCGCGAGAACATCGCCCTCGGTCGCCCTGACGCGAGCCAGGCCGAGATCGAGGCCGCCGCCCGAGCCGTCGGCGCGCACGACTTCATCACCGCCATGCCCGACGGCTACGACACCGACGTCAACAAGCGCGGCGGGCGCGTCTCCTCCGGGCAGCGCCAGCTCCTGTCCTTCGCCCGCGCATTCCTCGCCAACCCCGCCGTCCTCGTCCTCGACGAGGCCACCTCGTCCCTCGACATCCCCGGCGAGCGACTCGTCCAGCGCGGCCTGAAGACCCTGCTGGCCGGACGCACCGCCATCATCATCGCCCACCGGCTGTCCACCGTCTCCGGCGCCGACCGCGTCCTGGTCATGGAGCACGGCCGCGTCGTCGAGGACGGCACCCCCGCCGAGCTCGTCGCCGCCGACGGCCACTACGCCCGCCTCCACACCGCCTGGCAGGACTCGCTCGTCTGA
- a CDS encoding ABC transporter ATP-binding protein produces MSPMPTDAMPTDATPTPPQPPTAPRRAELATIPALLRLLPFVRPALPRLIAGLFSALGASLAALAIPRVLQVIVDGPLAEGARTGDTGALWGAVALVLGLGLAEAGLILARRTLVMLPANRVEADLRMTLFRHLQDLPIAFHDRWSGGQLLSRSMSDLGLLRRFLVFGQIQLVVSCVTVVVGIGLLAATTGWLGLVYLAGAVPVSVIAFRFARRYRVVSRRAQDQAGDLATTVEESVHGIRVLKAFGRGRDALASFTGQAERLRTTELAKARSQATVNVALTAIPELTLAACLVLGALMVHQGTLTIGALTAFFATVAVMSAPVVDLGMTLSMTLNARTAVDRYFDVLTTTNPLTDPVDPVDPPEPHGHVRLRDVTFRYDDATRPVLDRVDLDLPAGTTTALVGLTGSGKSTLAMLIPRLYDVTGGAVELDGVDVRRLRRTDVRRTVAVAFEDPTLFSASVRDNVLLGVDDTLPGARKDELLAEALDVAQAQFTGHLPHGVDTRIGEEGLSLSGGQRQRLALARAIAARPRVLVLDDPLSALDVATEERVTARLREVLHDTTTLVIAHRPSTVALADRVAVLQDGRITAVGTHTELLATDPHYRYVISSLEDDAAEHGIGTVPDPDPVPVLPPDGGGPDELGTDATGARL; encoded by the coding sequence ATGTCCCCGATGCCCACCGACGCCATGCCCACCGACGCGACGCCCACCCCTCCTCAGCCGCCCACCGCCCCACGGCGGGCCGAGCTCGCGACGATCCCGGCGCTGCTGCGGCTGCTGCCCTTCGTGCGGCCCGCGCTGCCCCGGCTGATCGCCGGCCTGTTCTCCGCGCTCGGCGCCTCGCTCGCCGCGCTGGCGATCCCCCGCGTGCTGCAGGTGATCGTCGACGGCCCGCTCGCCGAGGGCGCCCGCACGGGGGACACCGGCGCCCTGTGGGGTGCGGTCGCCCTCGTGCTCGGCCTCGGCCTGGCGGAGGCCGGCCTGATCCTCGCCCGCCGCACCCTCGTGATGCTGCCCGCCAACCGGGTCGAGGCCGACCTGCGCATGACGCTGTTCCGGCACCTGCAGGACCTGCCGATCGCGTTCCACGACCGCTGGTCCGGCGGGCAGCTGCTGTCCCGCTCCATGTCCGACCTCGGCCTGCTGCGCCGCTTCCTGGTGTTCGGGCAGATCCAGCTCGTCGTGTCCTGCGTGACCGTCGTCGTCGGCATCGGGCTGCTGGCCGCGACCACCGGCTGGCTCGGCCTCGTCTACCTCGCCGGCGCCGTACCGGTGAGCGTGATCGCGTTCCGGTTCGCGCGCCGCTACCGGGTCGTGTCCCGCCGCGCCCAGGACCAGGCCGGAGACCTGGCCACCACGGTCGAGGAGTCCGTGCACGGCATCCGCGTGCTCAAGGCGTTCGGCCGCGGCCGCGACGCACTGGCGTCCTTCACCGGGCAGGCCGAACGGCTGCGCACCACCGAGCTCGCCAAAGCACGCTCCCAGGCGACCGTCAACGTCGCGCTCACCGCGATCCCCGAGCTCACCCTCGCCGCCTGCCTCGTGCTCGGCGCCCTCATGGTCCACCAGGGAACCCTGACCATCGGGGCCCTGACCGCCTTCTTCGCCACCGTCGCCGTCATGAGCGCCCCCGTCGTCGACCTCGGCATGACCCTGTCGATGACCCTCAACGCCCGCACCGCCGTCGACCGCTACTTCGATGTGCTCACCACCACCAACCCGCTCACCGACCCCGTCGACCCCGTCGACCCCCCCGAACCCCACGGCCACGTCCGCCTGAGGGACGTCACCTTCCGGTACGACGACGCGACCCGCCCCGTCCTGGACCGCGTCGACCTCGACCTGCCGGCCGGCACCACCACCGCCCTCGTCGGCCTCACCGGATCCGGCAAGTCCACCCTCGCGATGCTGATCCCACGCCTGTACGACGTCACCGGGGGCGCCGTCGAGCTCGACGGCGTCGACGTGCGCCGCCTGCGCCGCACCGACGTCCGCCGCACCGTGGCCGTCGCGTTCGAGGACCCCACCCTGTTCTCCGCCTCCGTCCGCGACAACGTGCTGCTCGGCGTCGACGACACCCTGCCCGGCGCCCGCAAGGACGAGCTGCTCGCCGAGGCCCTCGACGTCGCCCAGGCCCAGTTCACCGGCCACCTGCCTCACGGCGTCGACACCCGCATCGGGGAAGAGGGCCTGTCCCTGTCCGGCGGGCAACGCCAACGCCTCGCCCTGGCACGCGCCATCGCCGCCCGCCCCCGCGTCCTCGTGCTCGACGACCCCCTGTCCGCCCTCGACGTCGCCACCGAGGAACGCGTCACCGCGCGCCTGCGCGAGGTCCTGCACGACACCACCACCCTCGTCATCGCGCACCGGCCCTCCACGGTGGCGCTCGCGGACCGGGTCGCCGTCCTCCAGGACGGCCGCATCACCGCCGTGGGCACCCACACCGAGCTGCTCGCCACCGATCCCCACTACCGGTACGTCATCTCCTCCCTCGAGGACGACGCCGCCGAGCACGGCATCGGCACCGTGCCCGATCCCGACCCCGTGCCCGTCCTGCCACCCGACGGCGGCGGACCCGACGAGCTCGGCACCGACGCGACGGGAGCACGCCTGTGA
- a CDS encoding HNH endonuclease has translation MADVLVLNAGYEPLHRVSVRHAIHMLVRGVAVVEESVGERTFGPYPLPRVLRLVRYVAMKWRYRRDQAPSCTKAGVRARDGRCAYCGGPADTVDHVVPRSRGGDSSWLNLVAACGACNGRKADRTPAEAGMVLRLTPHVPALGWLGAA, from the coding sequence GTGGCCGACGTGCTGGTCCTCAACGCCGGCTATGAGCCGCTGCACCGCGTGTCCGTACGGCACGCCATCCACATGCTGGTGCGCGGGGTGGCCGTGGTGGAGGAGTCGGTGGGGGAGCGCACGTTCGGGCCGTACCCGCTGCCGCGGGTGCTGCGCCTGGTGCGCTACGTCGCGATGAAGTGGCGGTACCGGCGCGACCAGGCGCCGTCGTGCACCAAGGCGGGGGTGCGGGCGCGTGACGGGCGTTGCGCGTACTGCGGGGGCCCGGCGGACACCGTGGACCATGTGGTGCCGCGCTCGCGCGGGGGTGACTCGTCGTGGCTGAACCTGGTGGCTGCGTGCGGGGCGTGCAACGGGCGCAAGGCGGACCGGACGCCGGCGGAGGCCGGCATGGTGCTGCGGCTGACCCCGCACGTGCCGGCGCTCGGGTGGCTGGGCGCGGCGTAG
- a CDS encoding SDR family NAD(P)-dependent oxidoreductase — protein MTAARTIVITGASDGIGAAAARHLHAAGHTVVVVGRDPAKTARLADELGTTGHVADFARLDDVSRLAAELLAAHPRIDVLANNAGALHESYALTADGFERTVQVNHLAPYLLTRLLLGNVLAARGRVLWTSSAAVHTVRTLDPDAFGTPDPDARYRPLYAYAEAKAAGLLVMAELHRRFADRGLATAAFHPGLIASNFSADGDGIVGRFYRSRLKHLLAGPDAGARQLVHLAQDTTWEPGRYYERGRPARRTPPVLADAALARAVWARTEDLLASHVD, from the coding sequence ATGACCGCCGCCCGCACCATCGTGATCACCGGCGCCTCCGACGGCATCGGTGCTGCTGCCGCCCGCCACCTGCACGCCGCCGGGCACACCGTCGTCGTCGTCGGCCGCGACCCGGCCAAGACGGCGCGGCTCGCCGACGAGCTCGGCACTACCGGCCACGTCGCCGACTTCGCGCGGCTCGACGACGTCTCCCGCCTCGCCGCGGAGCTCCTCGCCGCCCACCCGCGCATCGACGTCCTCGCCAACAACGCCGGCGCCCTGCACGAGTCCTACGCCCTCACCGCCGACGGGTTCGAGCGCACCGTCCAGGTCAACCACCTGGCGCCCTACCTGCTCACCCGGCTCCTGCTCGGCAACGTGCTCGCCGCCCGCGGCCGCGTGCTGTGGACCTCCAGCGCCGCCGTCCACACCGTGCGCACCCTCGACCCCGACGCGTTCGGCACCCCCGACCCGGACGCCCGGTACCGGCCCCTGTACGCCTACGCCGAGGCCAAGGCCGCCGGGCTGCTCGTGATGGCCGAGCTGCACCGCCGGTTCGCCGACCGTGGCCTCGCCACCGCCGCGTTCCACCCCGGCCTGATCGCCTCCAACTTCTCCGCGGACGGCGACGGCATCGTCGGCCGGTTCTACCGCTCCCGCCTCAAGCACCTCCTGGCCGGCCCCGATGCGGGCGCCCGCCAGCTCGTGCACCTCGCCCAGGACACCACCTGGGAGCCCGGCCGCTACTACGAGCGCGGCCGCCCCGCCCGCCGCACACCGCCGGTGCTCGCGGACGCCGCCCTGGCCCGAGCGGTGTGGGCGCGGACGGAAGACCTGCTCGCCTCGCACGTCGACTGA
- a CDS encoding DUF305 domain-containing protein, whose translation MSPARPGDVEEAGLVVGVAPGDVGEPAEVDAPAELDGLAELGRPAELDGLAGSRGYSGVIVALVAVVALALGGLGGVIVLGAAAGTATTPVEGSVEAGFARDMQAHHAQAVELAVLVRDRSDDEEVRTVALDILLTQQNQIGQMASWLRAWDLPASSSAPPMAWMSAGAATAGGHAGHGGHAGHATAASGYEAMPGWVGSQDLARLRDAEGVAADRIFLELMIAHHRGGVEMAREAAGHARDPQVVELANGIVTTQERETRALDEMLAARA comes from the coding sequence GTGAGCCCCGCACGTCCGGGCGACGTCGAGGAGGCCGGTCTCGTGGTGGGGGTCGCCCCGGGGGACGTCGGCGAGCCCGCCGAGGTCGATGCGCCCGCCGAGCTGGACGGGCTCGCCGAGCTCGGCCGGCCCGCGGAGCTCGACGGGCTGGCCGGGAGTCGGGGGTACTCCGGTGTGATCGTCGCTCTGGTCGCGGTCGTGGCGCTCGCGCTCGGCGGCCTCGGCGGCGTGATCGTGCTGGGCGCCGCCGCGGGCACCGCGACGACGCCGGTGGAGGGGTCGGTCGAGGCGGGGTTCGCCCGCGACATGCAGGCCCACCACGCGCAGGCCGTCGAGCTGGCCGTGCTGGTCCGCGACCGGTCCGACGACGAGGAGGTGCGCACCGTCGCGCTGGACATCCTGCTCACGCAGCAGAACCAGATCGGGCAGATGGCCTCCTGGCTGCGCGCCTGGGACCTGCCGGCGTCGTCGTCGGCACCCCCGATGGCGTGGATGTCCGCCGGCGCCGCGACGGCGGGTGGCCATGCCGGGCACGGCGGGCATGCGGGGCACGCCACGGCGGCGAGCGGCTACGAGGCCATGCCCGGCTGGGTCGGGTCGCAGGACCTGGCCCGCCTGCGCGACGCCGAGGGCGTGGCGGCGGACCGGATCTTCCTGGAGCTGATGATCGCCCACCACCGCGGCGGCGTGGAGATGGCCCGCGAGGCTGCCGGGCACGCCCGGGACCCGCAGGTGGTCGAGCTGGCGAACGGCATCGTCACCACCCAGGAGCGCGAGACCCGCGCCCTGGACGAGATGCTGGCGGCCCGCGCCTGA
- a CDS encoding DUF3105 domain-containing protein, which produces MPETKTSARAARDERAARVAALRAEQRRKDRRRTVLLASVVGVVVLALVGATTVVIVRAVREDARVESAATRDIDGVETFADLTANHTSGAVTYAQTPPVGGDHDPAWQNCGVYTEPVRDENAVHSLEHGAVWITYDPDLPADEVAALDRLAKGQGYVLVSPYAGLDAPVVVSAWGYQLKVESADDARLPVFLKKYVLNRDLPEVGAPCSNGVGIPA; this is translated from the coding sequence GTGCCCGAGACCAAGACCTCCGCCCGCGCCGCTCGCGACGAGCGTGCGGCCCGCGTCGCCGCCCTGCGCGCCGAGCAGCGCCGCAAGGACCGCCGCCGCACCGTGCTGCTCGCCTCGGTGGTGGGCGTCGTCGTCCTCGCGCTGGTCGGCGCCACCACCGTCGTCATCGTCCGCGCGGTGCGCGAGGACGCCCGCGTGGAGAGTGCCGCGACCCGTGACATCGACGGCGTCGAGACGTTCGCGGACCTCACCGCGAACCACACGTCCGGCGCGGTGACCTACGCGCAGACGCCGCCCGTCGGTGGCGACCACGACCCGGCGTGGCAGAACTGCGGCGTGTACACGGAGCCGGTGCGCGACGAGAACGCCGTGCACTCGCTCGAGCACGGCGCCGTGTGGATCACGTACGACCCGGACCTGCCGGCCGACGAGGTCGCCGCGCTCGACCGGCTCGCCAAGGGGCAGGGATACGTGCTGGTCAGCCCGTACGCGGGCCTCGACGCGCCGGTCGTCGTGAGCGCCTGGGGCTACCAGCTCAAGGTCGAGTCCGCCGACGACGCGCGCCTGCCGGTGTTCCTCAAGAAGTACGTCCTCAACCGGGACCTGCCCGAGGTCGGGGCTCCGTGCTCCAACGGTGTGGGCATCCCGGCGTGA
- a CDS encoding sirohydrochlorin chelatase: MSAETALLAVSHGTSSPAGAAAVAALVDAVRDRRAADGVAGQVAGGFVDVQQPDVPTSLAALDAVGPGGPPVVVVPLLLAAGYHVHVDLRDDVDAARSAGADVRLAGALGPDGRLVDVLVRRLGEAGLRDDDHVVLAAAGSSDARALGDCETVAAALRERLGDRPGSGRVTLAYVSAARPRVPDAVAAARSRGGRVVVAPFLLAPGYFADLVAAAGGDVTAAPLLVAGGAVPDELVEIVMDRFASFVAA; this comes from the coding sequence ATGTCCGCTGAAACCGCCCTGCTCGCCGTCTCGCACGGCACGTCGTCCCCGGCGGGCGCCGCCGCCGTCGCCGCCCTGGTCGACGCCGTCCGCGACCGGCGGGCCGCAGACGGTGTGGCCGGACAGGTCGCGGGCGGGTTCGTCGACGTGCAGCAGCCCGACGTGCCCACCAGCCTCGCCGCGCTCGACGCAGTCGGCCCGGGCGGGCCGCCCGTCGTCGTCGTGCCGTTGCTGCTCGCCGCCGGCTACCACGTGCACGTCGACCTGCGCGACGACGTCGATGCGGCCCGGTCGGCCGGGGCCGACGTGCGGCTGGCGGGGGCGCTCGGCCCGGACGGCCGGCTCGTGGACGTCCTCGTGCGCCGGCTGGGCGAGGCCGGGCTGCGCGACGACGACCACGTGGTGCTCGCGGCCGCCGGGTCCTCCGACGCGCGTGCCCTGGGCGACTGCGAGACCGTCGCGGCCGCGCTGAGGGAACGGCTGGGGGACCGGCCGGGTTCCGGGCGGGTCACGCTCGCCTACGTCTCGGCCGCCCGCCCCCGCGTGCCCGACGCGGTCGCCGCCGCCCGGTCGCGCGGCGGGCGCGTGGTCGTCGCGCCGTTCCTGCTCGCGCCGGGGTACTTCGCGGACCTGGTCGCCGCGGCCGGAGGGGACGTCACGGCGGCGCCGCTGCTGGTCGCGGGCGGTGCGGTGCCGGACGAGCTGGTCGAGATCGTCATGGACCGATTTGCCTCGTTCGTGGCAGCATGA